The window GGCTGGGTCAGCCCCAGCTGCGGGCCGACGACGTGGACGATGCCCTGGTCGCGATGGCCCATCGGGGCGTGCCGGATACCGAACTCGGCACAGTTGCGGGCCAGCGCGGCCAGTTGGGCCCGCGAGACCGGGTCCGCGATCGGCAGGTGCGTGTCGATCGTCGGGACGTTGTGGTCCTCCGTCGCGATCGTCAGATCGGGTCGGCGAACCCGGCGGCCGGAGTCCCGCAGACCGTCGAATGCCTGCGGGCTGGTCACCTCGTGAACCAGATGCAGGTCGATATAGAGGAGATCGGGCTCGCCGTCGGCGCGCCGTACGACGTGTGACTCCCATACCTTCTGCGCCAGTGTCATGCCCACGGCGACCTCCTCGACCCAGCACGGCGGCCGGCCGGCGTACCGCCGAGCGGCCCTGGTTCCAGCGTCCCTTGACTTCTCAGGATGTGAGACGCAGTATCACTGCATGGACAAGTCTAGCGGTGTCGGCGTGCTGGACAAAGCGGCTGCCGTACTGGCTGCACTCGAAGGTGGTCCGCTGACCCTGGGCGGGCTGGTCGCCGCGACCGGCCTGGCGCGGCCGACGGCCCATCGACTGGCCACGGCGCTGGAACACCACCGCATCGTCGCCCGAGACCTGAACGGGCGCTTCTGCCTGGGGCCCAGGCTCGGCGAGCTCGCCGCGGCCGCCGGCGAGGACCGTCTGGTCGCCGCCGCGGGGCCGGTGCTCATGACCTTGCGCGACGCCACCACCGAGAGCACCCAGCTCTACCGTCGCCTCGGCGACCAGCGCATCTGTGTGGCTGCGGCAGAACGCCTCAGCGGCCTTCGGGACTCCGTGCCGGTGGGCGCGACGCTGACCATGCATGCCGGTTCGGCGGCCCAGGTCCTGCTGGCCTGGGAGGACCCCGAGCGGATGCATCTGGGACTGCAGGGAGCGGTGTTCAGCGCCACGACGCTGGCCGGAGTACGCCGGCGCGGCTGGGCGCAGAGCGTCGCCGAGCGCGAAGCGGGCGTCGCCTCGGTATCTGCCCCGGTCCGGTCACCGGCCGGCAAGGTCGTCGCCGCGGTCTCGGTCTCCGGGCCGCTGGAACGGCTGGGCCGGGTTCCCGGCCGGCTGCACGCCGCCGCCGTCCTGGCCGCGGCGGGCCGGCTCACCGAGGCGCTGCGGCGGGCCGCAGCCACCGCGTAGCGATCAGGACCCCGCGACCGGAGTTCTGCTCAGCGGGGATACACCTCGATCTCGGTTGCCTTGAGCGACAGCCACACCGGGCTGCCGGGAGCCACCCGCAGTTCGGCCATCGCCGCAGGCGTGAGATCGACCAGCACGTCCGGTGGTCCCACGGTCGACAGCCGCACCCGGTCGGTGAGCAGGTCCGCGCCGGTCACGGTGGCCGCCCAGGTGTTGCGGACGCTGACGCCGGACGGGCGACTGGTCGCCACCGTCACCGCGGAGGGTCGGAACGCGACATGAACCGGCCCGGATTCGGCCTGGTCGGCCACGACCAGCTGGCCGCCGCCCTCCACGGTGACCACCGCGTCGGCC of the Actinomycetota bacterium genome contains:
- a CDS encoding IclR family transcriptional regulator codes for the protein MDKSSGVGVLDKAAAVLAALEGGPLTLGGLVAATGLARPTAHRLATALEHHRIVARDLNGRFCLGPRLGELAAAAGEDRLVAAAGPVLMTLRDATTESTQLYRRLGDQRICVAAAERLSGLRDSVPVGATLTMHAGSAAQVLLAWEDPERMHLGLQGAVFSATTLAGVRRRGWAQSVAEREAGVASVSAPVRSPAGKVVAAVSVSGPLERLGRVPGRLHAAAVLAAAGRLTEALRRAAATA